The DNA segment TAATGAATTACCCTCATAAATAActggacaaaaaaataatttcataattTAATCTATTGTGTATAATGGTTAAATCAGATCGTGTAGACATCCTTAAAGTAATTTTACATGTCCATTTACTGTAAACACATTATAATCCTGTTTACCTCATTAATCTATTTTTATAGATGGCAATGAGAAATCCTTTTTCTagccaaaattttgaattgtttttcatatttccttttttttaggatTTTATTAGAATAGCTGCTAATGACTTACCATcaggaaaattttatcataattttaaatatgactACACCAATATACAGCAATATAGTAGcaaatgtaataaattaaCAGCTCCAAACAATAAAAAACCTAGGGTTAAAGCACTTTGCATGCAAattctaaaatatttaaaaactaaggatgatatattaaataatgagAAGTCTCCGTATGATGTTTGTGTTCTTTTGAATTATGCGACAATTACTAgattaaatgaaatttttgg comes from the Plasmodium cynomolgi strain B DNA, scaffold: 1509, whole genome shotgun sequence genome and includes:
- a CDS encoding hypothetical protein (putative), with translation MVKSDRVDILKDFIRIAANDLPSGKFYHNFKYDYTNIQQYSSKCNKLTAPNNKKPRVKALCMQILKYLKTKDDILNNEKSPYDVCVLLNYATITRLNEIFGPHNAQNITLAWASLIYVWNSFVDDNFSKPLYKKCKPIDNILMYDWHIRKILYDYFVDYSAIKGYFKNYKDECNKYYTYLEIIIDIYKYFDKFC